The proteins below are encoded in one region of Salvelinus alpinus chromosome 27, SLU_Salpinus.1, whole genome shotgun sequence:
- the rpl7l1 gene encoding 60S ribosomal protein L7-like 1, with product MAEQESEVKRVIKLVPENLLKKRKAYQAIKATEAKRALLEKRKVSKGKPLKFKRLEDFLKDSHRKHRDETRIRRADHRPAPAMPPAKNRLAFAVRIREIKGVSPRVQKVIQMLRLRKIFSGAFVKVNKTSMAMLKMVEPYVAWGFPNLKSVRELILKRGQAKIAKRRVALTDNTLIEQHMGKYGIICLEDLIHEIYSVGKNFRVVSNFIWPFKLSVARHAARDKAGLLKDIGNPGPRGTDINSIIRQLN from the exons ATGGCAGAGCAGGAGTCTGA AGTGAAGAGGGTGATAAAGTTGGTTCCTGAGAACCTTCTGAAGAAGAGGAAAGCATACCAAGCCATCAAAGCCACTGAGGCCAAACGTGCACTTCTTGAGAAGAGAAAG GTATCTAAAGGGAAACCCTTGAAGTTCAAGCGCTTGGAGGACTTCCTGAAGGATAGCCATAGAAAGCATCGCGATGAGACCCGTATCAGGAGAGCAGATCACAGACCAGCTCCAGCCATGCCCCCTGCAAAGAACAGACTGGCCTTCGCTGTCCGCATCAGAGA GATCAAAGGAGTCAGTCCCAGAGTTCAGAAGGTGATCCAGATGTTACGCCTGAGAAAGATCTTCAGCGGTGCCTTTGTCAAAGTTAACAAGACTTCTATGGCCATGTTGAAAATGGTTGAGCCCTATGTAGCATGGGG GTTTCCCAACTTGAAGTCAGTTCGTGAGCTGATCTTGAAAAGAGGACAGGCCAAGATTGCCAAGCGAAGGGTCGCtctcacagacaacacactcatTGAGCAGCATATGG GCAAGTATGGTATCATCTGTCTGGAGGACTTGATCCATGAGATCTACTCTGTGGGGAAGAACTTCCGGGTGGTCAGCAACTTCATATGGCCGTTCAAGCTGTCTGTGGCTCGACACGCTGCCAGGGACAAGGCAGGTCTTCTGAAGGACATAGGCAACCCAGGACCCAGAGGAACGGACATAAACTCGATAATCAGGCAGCTCAACTGA